The Juglans microcarpa x Juglans regia isolate MS1-56 chromosome 2S, Jm3101_v1.0, whole genome shotgun sequence genome has a window encoding:
- the LOC121251780 gene encoding F-box protein At3g07870-like: protein MSAYIPEDLVLEILPGLPLKCLIRFRSVSKSWATLIGTPDYLSKSLINDCILANPTHQLLFVKRSPESTDARLSYSFLCYSTLASASDSETHQDLPLQSPYDIKIVGSCNGLLCLFDYYGTSNIVVWNPTTVEFMFLPHAWDVETVCFGFDPIHEEFKVLRIRYVLESDEPYYLPPYLAGRVHLNQEVEVYSLSGGSWRNLAVDVEVPKFQGVDSSYKNGVCFWLALSYYGDEKIVAFDVCDEVIQTMALPNYSLEYGEITWRTLTVLKESVALIVYPRNNGEDRFFDIWLLLEFGVKESWIRLVRIVPICGFGWPLGFWKRGELFIVCRDQGELVLYDPFTQTVRTLQLDGEWFHVLPFTPSSVGINGSGFLDG, encoded by the coding sequence ATGTCCGCATACATCCCTGAAGACTTGGTTCTTGAAATTCTCCCCGGGCTTCCCCTAAAATGTCTTATTCGATTCCGATCTGTCAGCAAATCTTGGGCCACCCTCATCGGCACTCCCGATTACCTCTCCAAAAGTCTCATCAACGATTGCATTCTCGCCAACCCCACCCATCAACTCCTCTTCGTAAAACGCTCCCCCGAATCCACAGACGCAAGACTGTCTTACTCATTCCTATGCTACAGCACTCTCGCCTCTGCCTCTGACTCGGAAACTCATCAAGATCTTCCGTTACAAAGCCCGTATGATATCAAGATTGTGGGTTCCTGTAATGGCTTGCTCTGTCTCTTTGACTACTACGGCACCAGCAACATCGTTGTCTGGAACCCCACCACGGTGGAGTTCATGTTCCTCCCTCACGCTTGGGACGTGGAAACCGTCTGTTTCGGTTTCGACCCGATACACGAAGAGTTTAAGGTTTTGAGGATTCGCTATGTGCTGGAGAGTGATGAGCCGTACTATCTCCCTCCTTACTTGGCTGGTCGTGTCCATCTGAACCAGGAAGTGGAGGTTTATAGCCTAAGCGGTGGTTCTTGGAGAAATCTTGCCGTCGATGTTGAAGTGCCTAAGTTTCAAGGAGTCGATTCATCTTATAAGAATGGTGTCTGTTTCTGGTTGGCGCTAAGTTATTATGGAGACGAGAAGATTGTTGCGTTCGACGTGTGCGATGAGGTGATCCAAACGATGGCATTGCCCAATTATAGTCTTGAATATGGTGAAATTACTTGGAGGACTCTCACGGTACTAAAAGAATCGGTTGCTTTGATAGTTTATCCTCGTAATAATGGGGAGGACAGATTCTTCGATATATGGCTGTTGCTCGAGTTTGGTGTTAAAGAATCTTGGATTCGGCTGGTGAGGATCGTACCCATCTGTGGTTTTGGATGGCCGTTGGGGTTTTGGAAGAGGGGCGAGTTGTTTATTGTGTGCAGAGATCAGGGGGAGCTTGTATTGTATGACCCTTTTACTCAGACAGTAAGAACTCTACAGCTTGATGGGGAGTGGTTCCATGTTCTACCTTTCACCCCTAGTTCAGTTGGGATCAACGGATCGGGATTTTTAGATGGTTAG